The following are encoded in a window of Arthrobacter sp. NicSoilB4 genomic DNA:
- a CDS encoding ABC transporter permease — MNATTVSGRKQPLVYRLPVISHFRTSVGLQRGMLVTGLVLTVIFLLTAVFAPFIAPYGFAQISDAAGTFPAQQPPSPAHIWGTTVSGYDVFSRVIWGAQTAAIIIIVAVAMSIFLGVALGLVSGYFGGWLDRVLVVIADAIYAFPSLLLAIVMSIVISHGQSSFWGGIVACSIAISVVFVPQYFRVIRAETIRLKAEPYVESAKVVGASSFRIMGRHIFKNATRTLPLIFTLNASEAILTLAGLGFLGFGIEPTSAAEWGFDLNKAINDASSGIWWTGIYPGTAIVLTVLGLTLVGESINDLNDPRLRGRRKSGGKSPAGGPDSTAGAQAALESESRMP; from the coding sequence ATGAATGCAACCACAGTAAGCGGGCGCAAACAGCCCCTCGTCTACCGGCTGCCGGTGATCTCGCACTTCCGGACCAGCGTCGGGCTGCAGCGCGGCATGCTCGTCACCGGCCTGGTGCTGACCGTCATCTTCCTGCTGACGGCAGTGTTTGCGCCATTTATCGCGCCCTACGGCTTCGCCCAGATCAGCGACGCGGCGGGTACCTTCCCGGCCCAGCAGCCCCCCAGCCCGGCCCACATCTGGGGCACCACGGTGAGCGGCTACGACGTCTTTTCCCGCGTGATCTGGGGCGCCCAGACCGCCGCAATCATCATCATCGTCGCTGTGGCCATGTCGATCTTCCTCGGCGTAGCCCTCGGCCTCGTCAGCGGCTACTTCGGCGGCTGGCTGGACCGGGTGCTGGTGGTGATCGCCGATGCGATCTACGCTTTCCCGTCGCTCCTCCTGGCCATCGTGATGTCCATCGTCATCAGCCACGGCCAGTCCAGTTTCTGGGGCGGCATTGTTGCCTGCTCCATCGCCATCTCGGTGGTGTTCGTCCCGCAGTACTTCCGCGTGATCCGTGCCGAGACGATCCGACTCAAGGCCGAGCCCTACGTCGAATCGGCCAAGGTGGTGGGCGCCTCAAGCTTCCGCATCATGGGCCGCCACATCTTCAAGAATGCAACCCGCACGCTGCCGCTGATTTTCACGCTGAACGCCTCCGAAGCGATCCTGACCCTGGCAGGCCTCGGCTTCCTGGGGTTCGGCATCGAACCGACCTCCGCCGCCGAGTGGGGCTTCGACCTGAACAAGGCCATTAATGACGCCTCCTCGGGCATCTGGTGGACCGGTATCTACCCCGGTACGGCAATCGTCCTCACCGTGCTTGGGCTGACACTCGTCGGCGAGAGCATCAACGACCTCAACGATCCACGGCTCAGGGGCCGCAGGAAGTCCGGCGGTAAGAGCCCCGCCGGAGGCCCGGACTCGACCGCCGGCGCGCAGGCCGCCCTTGAATCAGAATCGAGAATGCCATGA
- a CDS encoding ABC transporter permease, which yields MTTLIEAPPADADGLLPSKKKSSGGGLGTYILVRFFLIIPTVIILVTLVFFLMRVIGDPITAAQGGRLPPEVLAQRIHEAGYDRPILVQYFEYVGQLATGNFGTTITDRRPVVQMVMTFGIATLELAINALIVALLVGIPLGLVSAYKRDKAPDAVLRFFAILCYATPVFFAGLLMKLTFSVWLGWLPVAGRASTRTELSMGALAAPTGIYWLDALRSGNMAAFGDVAAHSVLPALTLGLLTAGVFLRLVRTNVIGTLGKDYVEAGRSRGVSNFRLVTKHAYKPALIPIITVMGLQIALLLGGAVLTESTFEWKGLGYQLVQYLNARDFVAVQGIVVLLAVIVAVTNFIVDVAAALIDPRVRY from the coding sequence ATGACAACATTGATAGAGGCGCCGCCAGCCGACGCCGACGGACTCCTTCCGTCCAAGAAAAAATCCTCGGGTGGGGGCCTGGGGACCTACATCCTAGTGCGCTTCTTCCTGATCATTCCGACCGTGATCATTCTGGTGACACTGGTCTTCTTCCTGATGCGGGTCATCGGCGATCCCATCACCGCAGCCCAGGGCGGCCGGCTCCCGCCAGAAGTTCTGGCACAGCGCATCCACGAGGCCGGCTACGACCGTCCGATCCTCGTGCAGTACTTTGAGTACGTCGGCCAGCTGGCGACCGGCAACTTTGGCACTACCATCACCGACCGGCGGCCCGTGGTCCAAATGGTCATGACCTTTGGTATAGCCACGCTGGAACTGGCCATCAACGCCCTCATCGTGGCCCTGCTGGTCGGCATCCCGCTCGGGCTCGTCTCCGCCTACAAGCGCGACAAGGCGCCCGACGCCGTCCTGCGGTTCTTCGCCATTCTCTGCTACGCCACCCCCGTGTTCTTCGCGGGCCTGCTGATGAAACTGACGTTCTCCGTCTGGCTCGGCTGGCTTCCCGTCGCAGGCCGGGCCTCCACGCGCACCGAGCTCTCCATGGGAGCCCTGGCCGCACCGACCGGGATCTACTGGCTGGATGCGCTGCGCAGCGGCAACATGGCGGCATTCGGCGACGTCGCAGCCCATTCAGTCCTCCCCGCGTTGACGCTGGGGCTGCTGACGGCAGGCGTGTTTCTCCGGCTGGTCCGGACCAACGTCATCGGTACTTTGGGCAAGGACTATGTTGAGGCCGGCAGGTCCCGCGGCGTCAGCAATTTCCGGCTGGTGACCAAGCACGCCTACAAGCCTGCCCTGATTCCGATCATCACCGTCATGGGGCTCCAGATTGCCCTCCTGTTGGGCGGCGCCGTCCTCACGGAGTCCACGTTTGAGTGGAAGGGCCTCGGCTACCAGCTGGTGCAATACCTGAACGCCCGCGACTTCGTCGCCGTCCAGGGCATTGTTGTGCTGCTGGCGGTCATCGTCGCCGTCACGAACTTCATCGTGGACGTCGCCGCAGCCCTGATCGACCCGCGAGTGAGGTACTAG
- a CDS encoding ABC transporter substrate-binding protein — translation MAMNKKALQSAIALVGVSAFALTACTGPSGGGGGSTAAAAGPIAYGTTDKVTALDPAGAYDNGSFMVMNQIYSFLLNSKPGSAEPVPDLAESSSFTTPTEYTVKLKPGLKWANGHTLDSKDVKFSFDRQTKINDPAGPASLLVNVDSITTPDANTVVFKLKLANDQTFAQILSSPAAPIVDDEVFPADKLLDDDAIAKAKAFYGQYTIETYKKNELISFKAWPDYKGVLGKPANDGATIKYYADPTNMKLDIQQGNIDVANRSLSATDIDDLKKDSKVKVNVGPGGEIRYITFNFDTMPFGAKAADADPAKALAVRQAIANLVDRQAIADQVYKGTYLPLYSNVPSGFLGANESFKDAYGDAGKPSLDKAKKVLADAGVTSAVSLNLQYNPDHYGKSSGDEYAMVKDQLEKSGLFKVNLQSTEWVTYSKASRADEYPLFQFGWFPDFSDADNYLTPFFPDGGFLKNHYNNPAVTDLINKQLTTVDKSARESAIKDAQNALAKDISTLPLLQGAQVAVSGSSVKGVDTTLDASFKFRLGTVSK, via the coding sequence ATGGCAATGAACAAAAAGGCCCTCCAGAGCGCCATCGCGCTCGTCGGGGTATCAGCCTTTGCGCTGACCGCGTGCACCGGCCCGTCCGGTGGCGGTGGCGGGTCAACGGCTGCGGCCGCCGGCCCGATCGCTTACGGCACCACCGACAAGGTCACGGCCCTGGATCCCGCGGGCGCGTACGACAACGGTTCCTTCATGGTGATGAACCAGATCTACTCCTTCCTGCTCAACTCGAAGCCGGGCAGCGCCGAGCCCGTGCCGGACCTGGCCGAGTCCAGCTCCTTCACGACGCCCACCGAATACACGGTCAAGCTCAAGCCCGGACTGAAGTGGGCCAACGGCCACACCCTGGACTCGAAGGACGTCAAGTTCTCCTTCGACCGCCAGACCAAGATCAACGATCCCGCCGGCCCCGCAAGCCTGCTGGTGAACGTGGACAGCATTACGACTCCGGATGCGAACACCGTTGTGTTCAAGCTGAAGCTGGCCAATGACCAGACCTTCGCCCAGATCCTCAGCAGCCCTGCCGCGCCGATCGTGGACGACGAAGTCTTCCCGGCCGACAAACTGCTCGACGACGACGCGATCGCCAAGGCGAAGGCCTTCTACGGCCAGTACACGATCGAAACGTACAAGAAGAACGAGCTGATCAGCTTCAAGGCGTGGCCCGACTACAAGGGCGTGCTGGGCAAGCCGGCCAACGATGGCGCCACGATCAAGTACTACGCGGATCCCACGAACATGAAGCTGGACATCCAGCAGGGCAACATCGACGTGGCCAACCGCAGCTTGAGCGCCACCGACATCGATGACCTGAAGAAGGACTCCAAGGTCAAGGTGAACGTCGGCCCCGGCGGCGAAATCCGCTACATCACGTTCAACTTTGACACCATGCCGTTCGGCGCGAAGGCTGCGGACGCGGATCCGGCCAAGGCTCTGGCTGTCCGCCAGGCCATCGCCAACCTCGTGGACCGCCAGGCGATCGCGGACCAGGTCTACAAGGGCACCTACCTGCCGCTGTACTCCAACGTCCCCAGCGGCTTCCTCGGCGCCAACGAATCGTTCAAGGACGCTTACGGCGACGCCGGCAAGCCCAGCCTCGACAAGGCCAAGAAGGTCCTGGCCGACGCGGGCGTGACCAGCGCCGTGTCGCTGAACCTGCAGTACAACCCGGACCACTACGGCAAGTCCTCGGGCGACGAGTACGCCATGGTGAAGGACCAGCTGGAGAAGTCCGGTCTGTTCAAGGTCAACCTGCAGTCCACGGAATGGGTAACCTACAGCAAGGCAAGCCGTGCCGACGAGTACCCGCTGTTCCAGTTTGGCTGGTTCCCGGACTTCAGCGACGCCGACAACTACCTGACCCCGTTCTTCCCGGACGGCGGCTTCCTGAAGAACCACTACAACAACCCCGCGGTCACTGATCTGATCAACAAGCAGCTCACCACCGTGGACAAGAGTGCACGCGAGTCCGCGATCAAGGATGCCCAGAATGCCCTGGCCAAGGACATTTCCACGCTTCCGTTGCTCCAGGGCGCACAGGTTGCCGTTTCCGGCAGCAGCGTCAAGGGTGTCGACACGACCCTCGACGCCTCATTCAAGTTCCGTTTGGGAACTGTTTCCAAGTAA
- the mnmA gene encoding tRNA 2-thiouridine(34) synthase MnmA — MRVLAAMSGGVDSAVAAARAVEAGHDVVGVHLALSRMPGTLRTGSRGCCTIEDSRDAWRACDVLGIPYYVWDFSERFKEDVVQDFIDEYAAGRTPNPCMRCNERIKFAALLEKAIALGFDAVCTGHYAKVINDADGNPELHRAADWAKDQSYVLGVLTHEQLKHSMFPLADTPSKAEVRAEAERRGLSVANKPDSHDICFIPDGDTAGWLAEKIEMTTGDIVDESGAKVGEHPGANAFTVGQRRGLKLGTPATDGKPRFVLEIRPKENKVVVGPEALLAIDEIRGIKVSWAGLPIAEIATGEEFDCYAQVRAHGDPVPATARMERATDAGDLVVTLTEPLRGVAPGQTVVLYQGSRVLGQATIDAARSLQRAAL, encoded by the coding sequence ATGCGAGTTCTTGCAGCCATGAGCGGCGGCGTCGATTCCGCCGTCGCAGCAGCCCGCGCCGTCGAGGCGGGACACGACGTCGTCGGCGTCCACCTTGCGCTGTCCAGGATGCCGGGTACCCTGCGCACCGGCAGCCGCGGCTGCTGCACCATCGAGGACTCCCGCGACGCCTGGCGGGCGTGCGACGTGCTCGGGATCCCGTACTACGTGTGGGACTTCTCGGAGCGTTTCAAGGAAGACGTGGTCCAGGACTTCATCGACGAATACGCCGCCGGACGCACACCGAACCCCTGCATGCGCTGCAACGAGCGGATCAAGTTCGCCGCGCTGCTGGAGAAGGCGATCGCCCTGGGATTCGACGCCGTCTGCACCGGCCACTACGCCAAGGTGATCAACGACGCCGACGGCAACCCCGAGCTGCACCGCGCCGCGGACTGGGCCAAAGACCAGAGCTACGTCCTGGGCGTGCTCACGCACGAACAGCTGAAGCACTCCATGTTCCCGCTCGCTGACACGCCGTCCAAGGCCGAGGTCCGCGCCGAGGCGGAGCGCCGCGGCCTGTCCGTGGCCAACAAGCCGGACAGCCATGACATCTGCTTCATCCCCGACGGCGACACCGCCGGCTGGCTGGCAGAGAAGATCGAGATGACCACCGGCGACATCGTCGACGAATCCGGCGCGAAGGTCGGCGAGCACCCCGGTGCGAATGCGTTCACGGTCGGCCAGCGCCGCGGACTGAAGCTGGGCACCCCGGCCACCGACGGCAAGCCGCGCTTCGTGCTGGAGATCCGGCCGAAGGAAAACAAAGTGGTGGTGGGGCCCGAGGCGCTTCTCGCCATCGACGAGATCCGCGGCATCAAGGTCTCCTGGGCCGGCCTGCCGATCGCGGAGATCGCCACTGGCGAGGAGTTCGACTGCTACGCCCAGGTCCGCGCCCACGGCGACCCCGTGCCCGCCACCGCGCGCATGGAACGCGCGACCGACGCCGGCGACCTGGTCGTCACCCTGACGGAGCCCCTGCGCGGTGTGGCCCCCGGCCAGACCGTGGTGCTGTACCAGGGCAGCCGCGTGCTGGGCCAGGCCACCATCGACGCGGCGCGTTCGCTGCAGCGGGCCGCACTCTAG
- a CDS encoding FAD-dependent oxidoreductase, which yields MASDNFVIVGGGLAGATAAKTLRAEGYGGPVILLAEEGHHPYLRPPLSKEFLLGKAEDDALPVVPAGWYAQNGVELRLGAAVTRIDPAARSVTLRDGQSLGYASLLLATGARPRRLPLPGSGAEGVSTFRTVDDCRRLRAGLADGGRNVVMIGSGWIGMELAAAACAYGNSVTLLGLEEVPLGAAIGPELGGFFRSLHEANGVRFRLPASAAEIREQSGRVTGVVTDAGEILPADLVIIAVGVAPEVSLAEAAGIALQNGILTDASLRTSAPGIFAAGDVANALHPFTGEHHRSEHWSNALNGGKVAARAMLGQDAVLDTVPYFYTDQFDVSMEYSGFPALVAGPPAIRGSIEGKEFLAFWQRDGRVVAGMSVNWPRSGKPQKMIKQLIAARTAVSPADLTDPGVPLDSLLPESQLY from the coding sequence ATGGCCTCCGACAACTTTGTGATCGTGGGCGGCGGACTGGCCGGCGCCACCGCCGCCAAGACCCTCCGCGCGGAAGGCTACGGCGGGCCCGTGATCCTGCTGGCGGAGGAGGGGCACCATCCCTACCTGCGCCCGCCGCTGTCCAAGGAATTCCTACTGGGCAAGGCCGAAGACGACGCCCTGCCCGTGGTCCCGGCCGGCTGGTACGCGCAGAACGGCGTTGAACTGCGGTTGGGCGCGGCCGTCACGCGGATTGATCCGGCCGCCCGCAGCGTGACCCTCCGGGACGGCCAGAGCCTGGGCTACGCCTCCCTGCTGCTGGCCACCGGCGCCCGCCCCCGGCGCCTTCCGCTGCCCGGAAGCGGCGCGGAGGGGGTCAGCACGTTCCGCACCGTTGACGACTGCCGCCGCCTGCGCGCCGGACTGGCCGACGGCGGACGGAATGTCGTGATGATCGGTTCGGGCTGGATCGGGATGGAGCTCGCCGCGGCGGCGTGCGCGTATGGAAATTCGGTCACCCTGCTGGGGCTCGAAGAGGTGCCCCTGGGCGCGGCGATCGGGCCGGAGCTGGGCGGGTTTTTCCGTTCGCTGCACGAGGCGAACGGCGTCCGGTTCCGGCTCCCCGCCTCTGCTGCGGAAATCAGGGAGCAGTCGGGCCGGGTCACCGGCGTGGTAACGGATGCCGGGGAGATCCTGCCCGCGGATCTGGTGATCATCGCCGTGGGGGTGGCCCCCGAAGTCTCGCTGGCCGAAGCGGCGGGGATCGCCCTGCAGAACGGCATCCTCACGGATGCCTCGCTGCGCACCTCAGCGCCCGGAATCTTTGCCGCCGGGGACGTCGCCAACGCCCTGCATCCCTTCACCGGTGAGCACCACCGCAGCGAGCACTGGTCCAATGCCCTCAACGGCGGCAAAGTGGCGGCCAGGGCGATGCTCGGCCAGGACGCTGTCCTGGACACGGTCCCGTACTTCTACACCGACCAGTTCGATGTCAGCATGGAGTACTCCGGCTTCCCGGCGCTCGTCGCGGGGCCGCCGGCGATCCGCGGCTCCATCGAGGGCAAGGAGTTCCTCGCGTTCTGGCAGCGCGACGGCCGGGTGGTCGCGGGAATGAGTGTGAACTGGCCGCGCTCGGGCAAGCCGCAAAAGATGATCAAGCAGCTGATCGCGGCACGAACCGCGGTGAGCCCGGCTGACCTCACCGATCCGGGCGTCCCGCTCGACAGCCTGCTGCCGGAGTCTCAGCTGTACTAG
- a CDS encoding cysteine desulfurase family protein encodes MSVYLDHAATTTLAPEALAALTRELARTGNPSSLHGSGRRARRAVEDAREVLAAAAGAHPSEVIFTSGGTEADNLAVKGLYWARHAENPARTRILCSAVEHHAVLDTVEWLERHEGAEVSWLPVDADGVVDLDVLAAELSRDPASIALVTVMWANNEVGSIQPVAEIVELAHRAGVPVHSDAVQAFGSVPVDFRAVGLDAMSISGHKIGGPVGVGALMLGRAVKLTPVQHGGGQERDVRSGTLDTASIAAFAAAAEAVTTKLPEERERIAALRDRLIDGVLAAVPDAVLRGAPGPGRLPGNAHFTFPGCEGDSLLFLLDLAGVESSTGSACTAGVPRPSHVLLAMGLDEDTARGAQRFSLGHSSTAADVDALLAALPGAYTRARQAGMAGHESSIQTAGTVARHAAAKG; translated from the coding sequence GTGTCCGTATACCTCGATCATGCCGCAACCACTACCCTGGCCCCGGAGGCCCTGGCCGCGCTGACGCGTGAGCTGGCCCGGACCGGCAACCCTTCCTCGCTGCATGGATCGGGCCGGCGCGCCCGCCGCGCCGTCGAGGACGCCCGCGAAGTGCTGGCGGCAGCTGCCGGAGCGCACCCCTCCGAAGTCATCTTCACCTCGGGCGGAACCGAGGCCGACAACCTTGCCGTGAAGGGCCTGTACTGGGCCCGGCACGCCGAGAACCCTGCCCGGACGCGGATCCTGTGCTCCGCCGTCGAACACCATGCCGTGCTGGATACCGTCGAATGGCTCGAGCGGCACGAGGGCGCCGAAGTGTCGTGGCTGCCGGTGGACGCCGACGGCGTCGTCGACCTTGACGTGCTCGCCGCGGAACTCTCCCGGGACCCGGCCTCGATCGCCCTGGTCACGGTGATGTGGGCCAACAACGAGGTCGGTAGCATCCAGCCCGTCGCGGAGATCGTCGAACTGGCGCACCGCGCCGGAGTGCCGGTCCACTCCGATGCCGTCCAGGCCTTCGGCTCGGTACCCGTGGATTTCCGGGCCGTCGGGCTGGACGCCATGTCCATCTCCGGGCACAAGATCGGTGGCCCGGTCGGCGTCGGGGCGCTGATGCTCGGCCGCGCCGTGAAGCTCACCCCGGTCCAGCACGGCGGGGGACAGGAGCGCGACGTCCGCTCCGGAACCCTGGACACCGCGTCCATTGCCGCCTTTGCCGCGGCGGCCGAGGCGGTCACAACCAAACTTCCGGAGGAGCGGGAACGCATTGCCGCGCTCCGGGACCGGCTGATCGACGGCGTCCTGGCAGCTGTGCCGGACGCCGTGCTGCGCGGGGCCCCAGGTCCCGGACGGCTGCCGGGCAACGCGCACTTCACGTTCCCCGGCTGCGAAGGGGACTCCCTGCTGTTCCTGCTCGATCTGGCAGGGGTCGAATCCTCCACCGGGTCGGCCTGCACAGCGGGCGTACCCCGGCCGTCCCACGTGCTGCTGGCCATGGGACTGGACGAGGACACAGCCCGAGGGGCCCAGAGGTTCAGCCTGGGGCACTCTTCCACCGCAGCCGACGTCGATGCGCTGCTGGCCGCCCTGCCCGGCGCCTACACCCGCGCACGCCAGGCCGGCATGGCCGGCCACGAGTCCAGCATCCAGACCGCCGGAACCGTCGCCCGCCACGCTGCCGCGAAAGGCTAG
- a CDS encoding DMT family transporter, whose amino-acid sequence MKASLYLVLATLFWSGNFIVAQAAVASMTPLDLTFWRWALAAVPLLLLAHFVEKPDWRAVLRRWPVLLLLSVLGMSGYTLLLYGALGHTSAMNASLITAANPALIVVLAMVLTGERTTRLGWFGICLGLLGVLLVLTRGELQRLISLSLNIGELLMIGAIFVWGCYTIIARRLEVPAIAATAVQVVIAAVSLAPFALAMNVRLPETAAEAWSLAYIVVFPSLGAYLLWNLALKTTPSGTAGNYLNLIVVFTAVITVALGTPLTLVQIAGGVLVIAGVLLTGMKGQAKPPAAAAQHLTSGPASKDLAPKA is encoded by the coding sequence GTGAAAGCGTCCCTGTACCTCGTCCTGGCCACCCTCTTCTGGTCCGGGAATTTCATCGTCGCCCAGGCCGCCGTCGCCTCAATGACGCCCCTTGATCTGACGTTCTGGCGCTGGGCGCTGGCCGCCGTGCCTCTGCTGCTGTTGGCCCACTTCGTGGAGAAGCCGGACTGGCGCGCGGTGTTGCGCCGCTGGCCCGTGCTGCTGCTGCTGAGCGTGCTGGGCATGAGCGGCTACACGCTCCTGCTGTACGGAGCCCTCGGCCACACGTCCGCGATGAACGCTTCGCTGATCACGGCGGCCAACCCGGCCCTGATCGTTGTACTGGCGATGGTCCTGACCGGGGAAAGGACCACACGCCTGGGCTGGTTCGGCATCTGCCTCGGCCTTCTCGGCGTTCTGCTGGTTCTGACCCGCGGCGAGCTGCAGCGTTTGATCAGCCTGTCCCTGAATATCGGTGAACTCCTGATGATCGGCGCGATCTTCGTCTGGGGCTGCTACACGATCATCGCCCGCAGGCTGGAGGTCCCCGCCATCGCGGCCACGGCTGTTCAGGTGGTGATTGCGGCCGTGTCGCTGGCACCTTTTGCCCTCGCCATGAACGTGAGGCTCCCGGAGACTGCGGCCGAGGCCTGGTCGCTGGCCTACATCGTGGTCTTCCCGTCCCTGGGCGCCTACCTGCTGTGGAACCTTGCCCTGAAGACCACCCCGTCCGGCACCGCCGGGAATTATCTCAACCTCATTGTCGTCTTCACGGCGGTCATCACCGTGGCGCTGGGGACACCGCTCACGCTGGTCCAGATCGCGGGGGGCGTGCTGGTGATCGCCGGGGTGCTGCTGACCGGAATGAAGGGGCAGGCCAAACCCCCGGCGGCCGCCGCGCAGCACCTCACGTCCGGCCCCGCGTCGAAGGACCTCGCCCCTAAGGCCTGA
- a CDS encoding transcriptional regulator, whose product MIRTPWNRRIAAVASLGDENRRKLFDFVASAGCPVSRDDAAGALGLPRSTASFQLDRLVQDGLLAVEFRKLGGRGGPGSGRPAKLYLAAVREVAASVPDRNYDLAAELLVSAIEESTARLGSAREALVRTAHARGLAAARATAAPAGQPDAQAGAGGADFAAFLASEGYRPEDDGEGGLVLLNCPFHRIAEGHTDVVCAMNGAFLGGAAEGCGIDPDRVQALAIDELRAQGAALPAQCCARIRP is encoded by the coding sequence ATGATCCGAACCCCGTGGAACCGCAGGATTGCGGCCGTCGCCTCCCTAGGGGACGAGAACCGCCGGAAGCTGTTCGACTTCGTCGCCTCGGCCGGGTGCCCCGTCAGCCGCGACGACGCCGCCGGAGCTCTGGGTTTGCCCCGGAGCACGGCGTCCTTCCAGCTGGACCGCCTGGTGCAGGACGGGCTCCTGGCCGTGGAATTCCGGAAGCTTGGCGGCAGGGGCGGGCCCGGGTCCGGCCGCCCGGCAAAGCTCTACCTGGCTGCCGTCCGGGAGGTCGCTGCGTCGGTGCCGGACCGGAACTACGATTTGGCCGCGGAGTTGCTGGTGTCGGCCATCGAGGAGTCAACCGCGCGCCTCGGTTCGGCGCGCGAAGCGCTGGTGCGCACGGCCCATGCGCGGGGGCTTGCGGCAGCCCGTGCCACGGCCGCCCCGGCCGGGCAGCCGGACGCCCAGGCAGGGGCAGGGGGAGCCGACTTTGCCGCGTTCCTTGCCTCGGAGGGCTACCGTCCCGAGGACGACGGCGAGGGCGGCCTGGTGCTGCTCAACTGTCCGTTCCACAGGATCGCCGAGGGGCACACCGATGTGGTCTGCGCCATGAACGGCGCCTTTCTGGGCGGCGCCGCGGAAGGCTGCGGCATCGACCCGGACCGGGTGCAGGCCCTCGCCATCGACGAGCTCCGCGCGCAGGGAGCCGCGCTGCCGGCGCAGTGCTGCGCCCGGATCAGGCCTTAG
- a CDS encoding YegS/Rv2252/BmrU family lipid kinase: MFIAVAVNPRASFGRGLHAGNEAAAFFEAAGADVALLCEDSYAALAASVDKALASGADALVVVGGDGMVHLGVNALAGSGMPFGTVPLGIVPTGTGNDMARTLGVPAHDIPAACATVLAALESGGRLIDAGRASSEGTSRWFAGVVSAGFDAAVNERANAWRWPRGQARYHLAMLRELASFRAIDYTVTADGETWRQGAMLISVANGQSIGGGMKVTPNAVLDDGLLDLFIVSPLSRTGLLKVFPRVFSGGHLGHPAVHIRRVRKVELSADNVVAYADGERIGPLPLTIEVVPGAVRVLA, translated from the coding sequence ATGTTTATCGCCGTTGCCGTCAACCCTCGGGCGTCCTTTGGCCGGGGCCTGCATGCCGGCAACGAGGCGGCCGCCTTCTTCGAGGCGGCCGGGGCCGACGTCGCGCTCCTGTGCGAGGACAGCTATGCCGCGCTCGCCGCGTCGGTGGACAAGGCGCTGGCCTCAGGGGCGGATGCCCTCGTTGTGGTGGGCGGTGACGGAATGGTCCATCTCGGCGTGAATGCGCTCGCCGGGTCGGGCATGCCCTTTGGGACGGTCCCGCTGGGGATTGTCCCGACCGGCACCGGGAACGACATGGCGCGGACGCTCGGCGTGCCGGCCCACGACATTCCCGCAGCCTGCGCGACGGTGCTGGCAGCCCTGGAATCCGGCGGGCGGCTGATCGACGCCGGCCGAGCCTCCTCCGAAGGGACGTCCCGCTGGTTCGCCGGTGTGGTGTCCGCCGGGTTCGACGCGGCCGTCAACGAACGGGCCAACGCCTGGCGCTGGCCCCGCGGCCAGGCACGCTACCACCTGGCGATGCTCCGTGAACTCGCCTCGTTCCGGGCCATCGACTACACCGTGACAGCCGACGGCGAGACCTGGCGGCAGGGTGCGATGCTGATTTCCGTCGCCAACGGCCAGTCGATCGGCGGCGGAATGAAGGTGACGCCTAACGCCGTGCTCGACGACGGCCTCCTGGACCTGTTCATCGTCAGCCCGCTTTCCCGCACAGGCCTGCTGAAGGTCTTTCCCAGGGTCTTTTCCGGTGGCCACCTCGGCCATCCGGCAGTGCACATCCGGCGGGTCCGCAAAGTGGAGCTGTCGGCCGACAACGTGGTGGCCTACGCCGACGGGGAACGGATCGGTCCCTTGCCGCTCACGATCGAGGTGGTCCCTGGGGCGGTACGTGTCCTGGCGTAG